A DNA window from Zingiber officinale cultivar Zhangliang chromosome 3A, Zo_v1.1, whole genome shotgun sequence contains the following coding sequences:
- the LOC122052633 gene encoding serine/threonine-protein phosphatase 6 regulatory subunit 3-like, translating to MFWRIPNLPASSPVELILDKENFTLEELLDEEEIIQECKALNSRLINFLRERAQVEQLLRYIIEDAPGDADNIRTFKFPFVACEIFTCEIDVILKTLVEDEDLMNMLFSFLEPNRTHSSTLAGYFSKVVVCLMLRKTNSLMAYVQTHGTVFNLLADLIGITSIREILIRLVGADDHTNPNYVNIMQWLSDTNLLDMIVDKLSPSHSTEVNANAAEVLMAIIRNTPSALAAKLSSQSFITRIFGHALENSSSRSALIHSLSVCIALLDPKRSASAASINCFRNQHLYVPFSDVDPTALHAMLTHLNDLLKFLNVSSDTNTLQTTYGELQPPLGKHRLKVVEFIAVLLEVGGEAAEKELIKSSAIQIILDLFFKYPFNNSLHHHVENLVICCLESKSTVVVDYLFCECSIITKFLQMDKNSFLSTESSVTTVPASGRKPIRAGNIGHITRICNRLAQLGTSNDRIRSYLQESVDWVDWQTNVLRERNAVENVYHWACGRPTSIQERGRDSDEELHVRDYDVALSNNPLQPFQYRVYENDDMDEDVYLDEGSSGVVISSLRLGGDNPSCLFTNSNWFTFEDESSMEPMSITTPDKMDDANLNETSNGSDSSDDEVVVGVEELAKAGMPGHKYLDSDFMSQDTSSVDQSLNDLSTDVTKLNVTDDASLFRLDAAENEDLFNDQQLPEWVGWREASDIHVDGSTDASAQSNTVVEGAATTAPVTTAGALGESTVHALESGESAKAEETSSSLFEDAEFVGVDFEEGRSTNGEVGVTNRAFVLQVPELPKPHEDGTAIKFNNSRWRMEPEVGIVQE from the exons ATGTTCTGGCGAATCCCCAACCTCCCCGCTTCGTCCCCG GTGGAGTTAATATTGGATAAGGAAAATTTCACTTTAGAAGAACTTCTGGACGAAGAAGAGATAATTCAAGAATGCAAAGCTCTTAACTCGCGACTTATTAATTT TCTTAGAGAACGTGCTCAGGTAGAACAATTACTTCGATATATCATTGAAGATGCTCCTGGTGACGCTGACAATATACGGACCTTTAA GTTTCCTTTTGTTGCTTGTGAGATATTTACTTGTGAAATTGATGTCATTCTTAAAACCTTGGTGGAGGATGAAGAT TTGATGAACATGTTATTCTCCTTTCTTGAACCAAATCGCACGCACAGTTCAACACTGGCTGGATATTTTAGCAAG GTTGTGGTGTGCCTAATGTTAAGGAAAACAAATTCACTTATGGCATATGTTCAA ACCCATGGCACAGTTTTCAACCTCTTGGCCGATTTGATAGGAATAACATCAATCAGGGAG ATCTTGATTCGTCTTGTTGGTGCTGATGATCATACGAATCCGAACTATGTTAACATCATGCAGTGGTTGTCTGATACCAATCTTCTTGATATGATCGTGGATAAATTAAGTCCATCT CATTCAACTGAAGTTAACGCCAATGCGGCTGAGGTTTTAATGGCCATTATTCGAAATACTCCATCAGCTTTAGCAGCCAAACTTTCCAGCCAAAG CTTTATCACCAGGATATTTGGCCATGCATTGGAAAATTCTTCATCAAGATCTGCTCTCATTCACTCTCTATCTGTGTGCATTGCTTTGCTTGATCCTAAAAGGTCTGCATCTGCGGCATCTATTAATTGCTTCAGGAATCAGCATTTATATGTGCCATTCAGTGATGTTGATCCCACAGCTCTTCATGCCATGTTGACACATTTGA ATGACTTGCTTAAATTTTTAAATGTATCATCTGATACTAATACTCTTCAAACAACATATGGCGAACTGCAACCTCCACTTGGGAAGCACCGTCTTAAA GTAGTAGAGTTCATTGCAGTATTACTGGAAGTTGGTGGTGAAGCTGCTGAGAAGGAATTGATTAAATCTAGTGCCATCCAGATAATCCTAGATCTTTTTTTTAA GTATCCCTTCAACAACTCACTACATCATCATGTGGAGAATTTGGTGATTTGTTGCCTTGAAAGCAAGAGCACTGTAGTTGTTGATTATCTCTTTTGTGAATGTAGTATCATCACTAAATTTCTACAGATGGATAAAAATTCTTTTCTTTCAACTGAATCAAGTGTG ACAACTGTTCCAGCGTCTGGAAGAAAACCAATTCGAGCTGGTAACATTGGACATATAACAAGAATTTGTAACAGACTTGCCCAACTAGGAACTAGCAACGACCGTATTCGGTCTTACCTACAG GAATCAGTTGACTGGGTTGATTGGCAAACAAATGTGCTGCGTGAACGTAATGCAGTAGAGAATGTATATCACTGGGCCTGTGG TCGACCAACATCTATACAGGAAAGGGGAAGAGATAGTGATGAAGAACTTCATGTTAGAGATTATGATGTAGCTTTGTCAAATAATCCTCTCCAGCCATTTCAATATCGAGTCTATGAGAATGATGACATGGATGAG GATGTATACTTGGATGAAGGATCTAGTGGAGTCGTCATTTCTTCTTTGAGGCTTGGCGGTGATAACCCAAG TTGTCTTTTCACCAACTCCAACTGGTTCACTTTTGAGGATGAGAGTTCCATGGAGCCGATGAGCATCACAACACCTGATAAGATGGACGATGCTAATCTAAATGAGACATCAAATGGCAGCGACAGCAGTGATGATGAGGTGGTGGTTGGAGTTGAGGAGCTTGCCAAGGCTGGGATGCCTGGACACAAGTATTTAGACTCGGATTTCATGTCCCAGGACACTTCTAGTGTAGATCAATCCCTTAACGATCTGTCCACAGATGTGACAAAACTGAATGTCACCGACGATGCTAGTCTTTTCCGGTTGGATGCTGCTGAGAATGAGGACCTCTTCAACGACCAACAGCTACCAGAATGGGTGGGTTGGCGTGAAGCTTCAGACATTCACGTAGATGGATCTACTGATGCTTCAGCTCAGTCAAACACCGTGGTGGAAGGTGCAGCAACCACAGCACCAGTTACCACAGCTGGTGCACTAGGTGAAAGTACTGTGCACGCGTTAGAATCTGGTGAGTCAGCAAAAGCAGAAGAGACTTCCTCTTCATTGTTCGAGGATGCAGAGTTTGTCGGTGTGGATTTTGAGGAAGGGAGATCCACAAATGGTGAGGTTGGCGTAACAAATAGGGCCTTTGTTCTTCAGGTTCCAGAACTGCCCAAGCCCCATGAAGACGGAACGGCTATCAAGTTCAACAACAGTCGATGGCGCATGGAACCTGAGGTAGGCATTGTTCAGGAGTAG